From the genome of Psychroserpens ponticola, one region includes:
- a CDS encoding PPK2 family polyphosphate kinase, whose translation MKEIKINEFKVTENIQLSNISTTFNLGANKNTVEDELEEVREKLGDFQNTIYAHGKYAILICIQGMDTAGKDSMIREVFKDFNTRGIVVHSFKVPTENELNHDYLWRHYIALPARGKFSVFNRTHYENVLVTRVHPGYILGENLPDVNSVDDINDAFWDQRFNQINDFEKHIAENGTIIFKFFLHLSKEEQKNRLLRRLEKPNKNWKFSPGDLKERKLWDKYQDCYEDALNRTSKPHAPWFAIPADDKPTARYIVAKILYDTLIQYKDIVEPELDDDIKANLDVYIKQLENE comes from the coding sequence ATGAAAGAGATTAAGATTAATGAGTTTAAGGTAACCGAAAATATTCAGTTAAGTAACATATCTACGACTTTCAATTTAGGAGCCAATAAAAATACTGTAGAAGACGAATTAGAAGAGGTTCGTGAAAAACTTGGCGATTTTCAAAACACCATCTATGCACATGGTAAATATGCCATCTTAATTTGCATTCAAGGCATGGATACTGCTGGAAAAGACAGTATGATTAGAGAAGTGTTTAAAGATTTCAATACCAGAGGAATTGTAGTTCATAGCTTTAAAGTTCCAACCGAAAACGAACTAAATCACGATTATTTATGGCGACATTATATTGCACTTCCTGCACGAGGAAAGTTTAGTGTTTTTAATAGAACACATTATGAAAATGTATTAGTGACTCGAGTGCATCCAGGTTATATTTTAGGTGAAAATTTGCCTGATGTGAATTCTGTTGATGATATCAATGATGCATTTTGGGATCAACGTTTTAATCAGATTAACGATTTTGAAAAACACATTGCTGAAAATGGAACCATCATATTTAAATTTTTCCTTCATTTATCTAAAGAAGAACAAAAGAATCGATTATTACGTCGTTTAGAAAAACCGAATAAAAATTGGAAATTCTCTCCAGGCGATTTAAAAGAACGTAAACTTTGGGACAAATACCAAGACTGTTACGAAGATGCTTTAAATAGAACATCTAAACCTCATGCGCCTTGGTTTGCAATTCCTGCAGATGATAAACCAACAGCGCGTTATATTGTAGCTAAAATTTTATACGATACTCTAATTCAATATAAGGATATTGTTGAACCTGAGCTTGATGATGATATTAAAGCGAATCTTGATGTTTATATTAAACAACTTGAAAATGAATAG
- a CDS encoding DUF6090 family protein, which translates to MKNKTSKYFKYAVGEIILVVIGILIALQINNWNQELGYKQDEHLIVKNLNLEFKKNKVSIEKYIKNYESILSDIRDIMNLVGEPEDVLNKYNLDSLISRSIDYWTYKPSQSVVSDIISSGKLNLITSDSLRLQLFDWSVNLEENEENYKTLDEISQSIVLPYLIKHASLKNIDSYGILEWHNKTKLKHSNYKMFQDIEFENVMDAHAWDIKNYIIILKNLEKTIDRIIIETNRELQL; encoded by the coding sequence ATGAAAAACAAGACTTCGAAGTATTTTAAATATGCTGTTGGAGAAATTATACTTGTGGTTATTGGGATTTTAATCGCGCTGCAGATTAACAATTGGAATCAGGAATTAGGCTATAAACAAGATGAACATCTAATCGTTAAAAACCTAAATTTAGAATTTAAAAAGAATAAAGTAAGTATTGAGAAGTACATTAAAAATTATGAAAGCATTTTATCAGACATTAGAGATATTATGAATTTGGTAGGTGAACCTGAAGACGTTCTAAACAAATATAATCTGGATAGTTTAATATCGCGAAGCATAGATTATTGGACGTATAAACCAAGTCAATCTGTGGTCTCAGATATTATTTCTTCTGGCAAGCTCAATTTAATTACTTCAGATTCATTGCGATTACAACTTTTTGATTGGTCTGTCAATTTAGAAGAAAACGAAGAAAATTATAAAACATTAGATGAAATTAGTCAGAGTATCGTGTTACCCTATTTAATAAAGCATGCTTCATTAAAAAATATCGATAGTTATGGCATTCTGGAATGGCATAATAAAACAAAACTCAAACATTCCAATTACAAAATGTTTCAGGATATTGAATTTGAAAATGTAATGGATGCCCATGCTTGGGATATAAAAAATTATATAATAATACTTAAAAATCTTGAGAAAACTATAGATAGAATTATCATCGAAACCAATCGAGAATTACAACTATGA
- a CDS encoding M20/M25/M40 family metallo-hydrolase: MKQLILLLSIVITCQLSAQTDTENLKKIYDNSLTNGMSYQWLDHLSNQIGGRLSGSLNAEIAVQYTKEQFETLGLDKVWLQPVMVPRWIRGAPEFAYIETSPGKTTSVNICALGGSIATPTGGVKANLIEVETYKDLEALGETKIKGKIVFINRPMQANLINTFEAYGGCSSERYNGAKEAAKYGALAVIVRSLNLRLDDYPHTGSMSYGDLPNSQRIPSAAISTNDAELLSGMIALNKDLKFYFSQNCKQLADVQSYNVIGEITGSEFPNEVIVVGGHLDSWDLGDGSHDDGAGVVQSMDVLRLLKESGIRPKRTIRAVLFMNEENGLRGGKKYAEVAKKKGENHIFALESDSGGFTPRGFSFQSSEAMLAKVQSWRSLFKPYLIHYFEAGYSGADIGPLKNDNIVLAGLRPDSQRYFDHHHAANDTFEHVNKRELELGAASMTALIYLIDKYGTDTITNDTELKD, encoded by the coding sequence ATGAAGCAATTAATCCTATTACTTTCTATTGTAATTACATGTCAACTTTCAGCACAAACTGATACAGAAAATCTAAAAAAAATATATGATAATTCGCTCACTAATGGTATGAGTTATCAATGGTTAGATCATTTGTCTAATCAAATTGGAGGACGACTTTCAGGATCTTTAAATGCCGAAATAGCTGTTCAATATACTAAAGAACAATTTGAAACTCTAGGTTTAGATAAAGTTTGGTTGCAACCAGTAATGGTACCACGTTGGATTAGAGGAGCTCCTGAATTTGCTTATATTGAAACGTCACCTGGAAAAACTACTAGCGTAAATATTTGCGCACTTGGCGGATCAATTGCTACACCAACTGGAGGCGTTAAAGCAAATCTTATTGAAGTTGAAACATACAAAGATCTTGAAGCCCTAGGTGAAACTAAAATTAAAGGTAAAATTGTATTTATTAACAGACCAATGCAAGCCAATTTAATCAATACGTTTGAAGCGTATGGTGGTTGTTCAAGTGAACGTTATAATGGCGCGAAAGAAGCTGCCAAATATGGTGCACTTGCTGTTATTGTACGTTCATTGAATTTGAGATTAGACGATTATCCACATACAGGTAGTATGAGTTATGGAGATTTGCCAAATTCACAGCGTATTCCTTCTGCTGCAATAAGTACAAACGATGCAGAATTGCTAAGTGGAATGATAGCTCTTAATAAGGATCTTAAATTTTACTTTAGTCAGAATTGTAAACAATTAGCAGATGTACAATCCTATAATGTGATTGGAGAAATTACTGGAAGCGAGTTTCCAAATGAAGTTATTGTGGTTGGTGGTCACCTTGATTCATGGGATTTAGGTGATGGTTCTCATGATGATGGAGCAGGAGTTGTGCAATCTATGGATGTATTACGCTTATTAAAAGAAAGTGGTATTCGTCCTAAACGAACCATTCGAGCAGTGTTATTTATGAATGAGGAAAATGGTTTACGTGGTGGTAAAAAGTATGCTGAAGTCGCTAAAAAGAAAGGTGAGAATCACATCTTTGCCTTAGAAAGTGATTCTGGTGGATTTACACCAAGAGGATTTAGTTTTCAATCTAGTGAAGCTATGTTGGCTAAAGTTCAAAGTTGGAGATCCTTATTCAAACCGTATTTAATTCATTATTTTGAAGCAGGTTACAGTGGAGCAGATATTGGTCCGTTGAAAAATGATAACATCGTTCTAGCTGGTTTACGTCCAGATTCGCAACGTTATTTTGATCATCATCATGCAGCAAATGACACCTTTGAACATGTGAATAAACGAGAATTAGAACTTGGTGCAGCATCAATGACAGCTTTGATTTATTTGATAGACAAGTATGGAACTGATACCATAACTAATGATACTGAATTGAAAGACTAA
- a CDS encoding cupin domain-containing protein has translation MRISNTTFTFKIISSISLFLLLWNCKNQPELPDPHEAGWNNQVICEVVEDNDKLRTLKCTFPPGVGHERHYHNAHYGYTVSGSKFRIKDTTGTREVNVPSGYSFYNDKIEWHEVLNIGDSTAVFLIVEPK, from the coding sequence ATGCGCATATCAAATACAACATTTACTTTTAAAATCATAAGTTCAATTAGTCTCTTTTTACTGTTATGGAATTGTAAAAACCAACCAGAACTGCCAGATCCTCATGAAGCAGGATGGAACAATCAAGTGATTTGTGAAGTTGTAGAAGATAACGACAAATTACGAACCTTAAAATGTACCTTTCCTCCTGGTGTTGGTCATGAACGTCATTATCATAATGCACATTATGGTTATACGGTTTCTGGAAGTAAGTTCAGAATTAAAGACACAACTGGAACTAGAGAAGTGAATGTACCTTCTGGCTATTCATTTTATAACGACAAAATTGAATGGCATGAAGTTTTAAATATTGGCGATAGTACTGCTGTGTTTTTGATTGTTGAACCGAAATAA
- a CDS encoding DUF6090 family protein: MENKTSKYFKYAIGEIILVVIGILIALQINTWNKQQEEHQLELKIIEEIRSNLNHDLDEIQEDIAIMADINSACDALKTYINTQEIPSEELFITAGLLRVTPHFDPNTSGYGLLVSKGIGVISSDSLRNDISLHYERLYNYYKRYEEERIQFHALHSEPKLIEHFSPSYDANQTYYVMHEISQEDFSILKKDKAFIKVVSAIAFENSSVKNRAERVESSILSLITALDKEIKVLKE, translated from the coding sequence ATGGAAAACAAAACCTCTAAATATTTCAAATATGCTATTGGTGAAATTATTCTTGTAGTCATTGGAATTCTCATCGCCTTGCAGATTAATACTTGGAATAAACAACAAGAAGAACATCAATTAGAATTAAAAATCATTGAAGAAATACGCTCTAATCTAAACCATGATTTAGACGAAATTCAAGAAGATATTGCAATAATGGCAGATATCAATTCGGCTTGTGATGCCTTAAAAACTTATATTAACACTCAAGAAATTCCGTCAGAAGAATTGTTTATAACTGCTGGTTTACTTAGAGTAACACCACATTTTGATCCGAATACAAGTGGTTACGGACTTTTAGTTTCTAAAGGCATTGGTGTCATTTCTAGTGATAGCTTAAGAAATGATATTTCACTACATTATGAAAGACTCTATAACTATTACAAACGTTATGAAGAAGAACGTATACAATTTCATGCCTTACATAGCGAACCAAAACTCATAGAACACTTCTCGCCTTCTTATGATGCAAACCAAACGTATTATGTGATGCATGAAATTTCACAAGAAGACTTTAGCATTCTAAAAAAAGATAAAGCATTTATTAAAGTAGTATCTGCCATAGCTTTTGAAAATTCCTCAGTTAAAAATAGAGCAGAACGTGTTGAGAGCAGTATCTTGTCACTTATTACAGCTCTCGACAAAGAAATTAAAGTGCTAAAAGAATAA
- a CDS encoding APC family permease, with the protein MNEDKGLKRSIGIFGLSANIVNIMIGAGIFALPAIITGIMGVASIFSYIFCGILIALVVLCFAEAGSKVNNTGGPYTYIETAFGDYAGFIAGIFASGSNMIASAAVAIALVNILATINPVFEIPWVRTSFLFLMYLCLAFINIRGVKQGIGLIKLNTILKVSPLLILVLFGLSHISFDNLHIEALPSINQLGESSLILFFAFLGCETGLIVGGEIKNPKRTIPRAILISIGSVVILYILIQTVCQGVLGSNLVDYKAAPLAETAKVILGPFGYILLTVGAAVSMFGLISGDLLNSPRILFALSRDRVIPIKKLSKVHSKFATPHIAIITHTALTFILATTGSFEQLVILATSSILLIYLGVACSVIKLRKTQKAEPGDFKIPGGNFVPLLSIGIIIYFLSNLSSEELIGTGIFIAVLSLLFMLINKMKKKSND; encoded by the coding sequence ATGAATGAAGACAAAGGCTTAAAACGTAGTATTGGTATATTTGGCTTATCAGCTAATATTGTAAACATCATGATTGGCGCAGGCATTTTTGCCTTACCTGCAATTATTACAGGAATCATGGGAGTTGCAAGTATATTTTCATACATCTTTTGCGGAATTCTAATTGCACTAGTCGTGCTCTGTTTTGCTGAAGCAGGTAGTAAAGTCAATAATACTGGAGGTCCTTACACCTATATTGAAACCGCTTTTGGAGACTACGCTGGATTTATAGCTGGCATTTTTGCGTCTGGTAGCAATATGATTGCAAGTGCAGCTGTAGCTATTGCTCTTGTAAATATCTTGGCAACTATCAATCCTGTTTTCGAAATACCTTGGGTTCGTACAAGCTTTCTGTTTCTAATGTATTTATGTCTTGCTTTTATTAATATAAGAGGTGTCAAACAAGGGATTGGTTTGATAAAACTTAATACCATTTTAAAAGTAAGTCCGTTACTTATTTTAGTCCTCTTTGGATTAAGTCATATCTCATTTGACAATCTACACATCGAAGCTTTACCAAGTATCAATCAGCTTGGAGAATCATCATTAATCTTATTTTTCGCGTTTTTAGGTTGCGAAACAGGATTGATTGTTGGTGGCGAAATCAAAAATCCAAAGCGAACCATTCCACGTGCCATTTTAATTAGTATTGGCTCTGTCGTTATTTTGTATATCCTTATTCAAACGGTTTGTCAAGGTGTTTTAGGTTCTAATTTAGTCGATTATAAAGCAGCTCCTCTAGCTGAAACTGCTAAAGTTATATTGGGTCCTTTTGGATATATTTTATTAACAGTTGGTGCTGCAGTATCTATGTTCGGACTTATTAGTGGAGATTTATTAAACTCACCACGGATTTTATTTGCACTATCAAGAGATAGAGTCATTCCAATTAAAAAATTATCAAAAGTACATTCAAAATTTGCCACACCTCATATTGCCATCATTACACATACAGCGTTAACGTTTATATTGGCTACAACAGGAAGTTTTGAGCAATTGGTTATTCTTGCAACGTCATCTATTCTATTGATCTATTTAGGCGTTGCTTGTTCTGTTATTAAATTACGAAAAACTCAAAAGGCTGAACCTGGAGACTTTAAAATACCTGGAGGTAATTTTGTTCCTTTATTATCTATAGGAATTATCATTTATTTTCTTTCTAACTTGTCTTCGGAAGAACTCATTGGTACAGGAATTTTCATTGCAGTACTATCGCTTCTTTTTATGCTTATTAATAAAATGAAAAAGAAAAGCAATGATTAA
- a CDS encoding DUF6090 family protein, which produces MIKLFRNIRKTLLAEGKTPKYFKYAIGEIVLVVIGILIALQINTWNLQRIENKKEEELLIGLLDEFQYNLGTLEEGLIVNEKVSQACISLTQMIRSGTIDKDTKLTDELLVTLGTFQSFDARTGISDEIVNSGKISILKNDTLRTQLGNWLTLLRDSEEDILFRSDHYTMNLMPFLMKRFPLANGELTKKLPFDKKNYLKTIKKNRHLNTIYRKKT; this is translated from the coding sequence ATGATTAAACTCTTTCGAAATATTCGTAAAACCCTTTTAGCAGAAGGTAAAACCCCAAAATATTTCAAATATGCTATAGGTGAAATTGTACTTGTCGTCATTGGAATTTTAATTGCATTACAAATTAACACTTGGAACCTACAACGTATTGAAAACAAAAAGGAAGAAGAATTACTAATTGGTCTATTAGATGAGTTTCAATATAATTTAGGCACGCTTGAAGAAGGACTTATCGTTAATGAAAAAGTAAGTCAAGCTTGCATTAGCCTTACTCAAATGATTAGATCAGGCACCATAGACAAGGACACTAAACTAACTGATGAATTACTGGTTACGCTTGGAACATTTCAATCTTTCGATGCTCGAACAGGGATTTCTGATGAAATTGTTAATTCTGGAAAAATAAGTATTCTAAAAAATGACACGTTACGCACACAATTGGGTAATTGGCTTACACTTTTAAGAGATTCTGAAGAAGATATCCTTTTTAGATCTGATCATTATACCATGAACTTGATGCCATTTTTAATGAAACGATTTCCTTTAGCTAATGGAGAACTTACAAAAAAGCTACCATTTGATAAGAAAAACTATTTGAAGACTATAAAGAAAAATCGCCATTTGAATACAATTTATCGGAAAAAGACCTGA
- a CDS encoding DUF6090 family protein: protein MENKTSKYFKYAIGEILLVVIGILIAVQINTWNEHRKTKSNEIKTLTQLNVDLRENYKEITEIHELMLLSNKSGQQMLDHLNTSNQVTDSLKYWVESFSNTNIFNNANTTYKNLENSNDNIISNDSIRLQITLMYELDFANIHRREKMFYEDYLPNYQEELLKNFKTSPVVDKWLEDVKLAVNTPINLSNLKQNEAFKNTSVELYNFRLLRLKWLNGSIIKLETLIKTIDNEINTLKS from the coding sequence ATGGAAAATAAGACTTCAAAGTACTTCAAATATGCTATTGGTGAAATACTACTAGTTGTCATTGGAATTTTAATTGCTGTACAAATCAACACTTGGAATGAACACCGAAAAACCAAATCCAATGAGATAAAAACACTTACCCAATTAAATGTTGATCTTAGAGAAAACTATAAAGAAATAACTGAAATACATGAATTAATGCTACTCAGTAATAAAAGTGGTCAACAGATGCTTGACCATTTAAACACAAGCAATCAAGTCACAGATTCTTTAAAATATTGGGTTGAAAGTTTTAGCAATACTAACATATTTAATAATGCCAACACAACCTATAAAAACCTTGAAAACAGTAATGACAACATTATTTCAAATGATTCGATTCGATTACAAATTACTTTAATGTATGAACTTGACTTTGCAAATATTCATAGACGTGAAAAAATGTTTTATGAAGATTATTTACCTAACTATCAGGAAGAATTATTAAAAAATTTCAAAACTTCACCTGTCGTCGACAAATGGCTTGAAGATGTTAAACTAGCAGTAAATACTCCTATAAATTTATCAAATTTAAAACAGAATGAAGCTTTTAAAAACACATCTGTAGAACTCTATAATTTTAGATTATTACGCTTAAAATGGCTTAACGGATCAATAATAAAACTTGAGACATTAATTAAAACTATAGACAACGAAATCAATACATTAAAATCTTAA